A single Dechloromonas denitrificans DNA region contains:
- a CDS encoding type II toxin-antitoxin system CcdA family antitoxin produces MPPSSAKRPVNLLLSDGNVVQARLYTANLSATVDGLLAEFVARERQLRQNQQQHYAEVSGAWNRFEEAHGSLAEEHSTL; encoded by the coding sequence GTCCGCCAAGCGCCCGGTGAATCTGTTGCTCAGTGACGGCAACGTTGTTCAGGCGCGTCTTTACACCGCCAATCTGTCGGCTACCGTCGACGGCTTGCTGGCCGAGTTCGTCGCGCGCGAGCGCCAGTTGCGCCAGAATCAACAGCAGCATTACGCCGAGGTGTCCGGGGCCTGGAACCGCTTTGAAGAGGCGCATGGTTCGTTGGCCGAGGAGCACTCGACCCTATGA
- a CDS encoding CcdB family protein, translated as MSQFDVHRNIGRQAAQVPYVVVVQSAAFDARRRRVVVPLVAGDLLARRVDLPVSPVNPAFTVEGRPVVLNPLDIVSLSLEALGPRVGSLRDEGERIVAALNEVLSGAWG; from the coding sequence ATGAGCCAGTTCGACGTGCATCGCAATATCGGGCGGCAGGCGGCGCAGGTGCCGTATGTCGTGGTTGTGCAGTCGGCGGCCTTTGATGCGCGGCGGCGGCGGGTGGTTGTGCCGCTGGTGGCCGGCGATCTGCTGGCTCGCCGGGTCGATTTGCCAGTGTCACCGGTCAATCCGGCCTTTACGGTCGAGGGGCGGCCGGTTGTGCTCAATCCGCTGGACATCGTTTCGCTATCGCTGGAAGCGCTCGGGCCGCGAGTCGGTTCGCTGCGGGATGAGGGCGAGCGTATTGTTGCGGCGCTCAACGAAGTGTTGTCCGGGGCCTGGGGGTAG
- a CDS encoding replication-associated recombination protein A → MSDLFSQSGPETGVPLAEQLRPQTPDEVIGQQHLLGPGKPLRLAFASGQPHSMILWGPPGVGKTTLARMMATQFKCEFIALPAVFSGIKEVREAVVQAEMWRAQGKRTILFVDEIHRFNKAQQDGFLPFVESGLFTFIGATTENPSFEVNSALLSRASVYVLKSLDESEMGQLFDRARERALADLEFDASARERLVGLADGDARRLLNLLEQVRTAAHTAGLAVVDGAFIEATLAQSLRRFDKGGDAFYDQISALHKSVRGSNPDAALYWFTRMLDGGADPRYLARRIIRMAWEDIGLADPRAMQIANDAAATYERLGSPEGELALGQAVIYLAVAAKSNAGYMAYNQARAFVSKAGSQPVPVHLRNAPTKLMKELGYGHAYRYAHDEPEAYAAGESYLPDGMPEPGWYQPTPRGLEGKIGEKLQHLRELDRQAGKK, encoded by the coding sequence ATGAGCGATTTGTTTTCCCAATCTGGTCCTGAAACTGGCGTGCCGCTGGCCGAGCAACTGCGCCCGCAGACGCCGGACGAGGTGATCGGCCAGCAGCACCTGCTCGGCCCGGGCAAGCCGCTGCGCCTGGCCTTTGCCTCCGGGCAGCCGCATTCAATGATCCTGTGGGGGCCGCCGGGGGTGGGTAAAACCACGCTGGCGCGGATGATGGCGACGCAGTTCAAGTGCGAGTTCATCGCCTTGCCGGCGGTGTTTTCCGGCATCAAGGAAGTGCGCGAGGCGGTGGTGCAGGCCGAGATGTGGCGGGCCCAGGGCAAGCGCACCATCCTGTTCGTCGATGAAATCCACCGTTTCAACAAGGCGCAGCAGGACGGCTTTTTGCCTTTCGTCGAATCCGGTTTGTTTACCTTCATCGGCGCGACGACCGAGAACCCCTCGTTCGAGGTCAACTCGGCGCTGCTCTCCAGGGCTTCGGTCTATGTGCTGAAATCGCTCGACGAGAGCGAAATGGGGCAGCTCTTCGACCGGGCTCGCGAACGGGCGCTGGCCGATCTCGAATTCGACGCCAGCGCCCGCGAACGGCTGGTCGGTCTGGCCGACGGCGATGCCCGGCGTCTGCTCAATCTGCTCGAACAGGTCCGCACGGCGGCGCATACGGCGGGTTTGGCCGTGGTGGATGGGGCTTTCATCGAGGCCACGCTGGCCCAGAGCCTGCGCCGTTTCGACAAGGGCGGCGATGCCTTCTACGACCAGATTTCGGCCCTCCACAAGTCGGTGCGCGGTTCCAATCCGGATGCGGCGCTCTACTGGTTCACCCGCATGCTCGACGGCGGCGCCGACCCGCGCTACCTGGCCCGGCGGATCATCCGCATGGCCTGGGAAGACATCGGTCTGGCCGACCCGCGCGCCATGCAGATCGCCAACGACGCGGCGGCAACCTACGAACGGCTCGGCTCGCCGGAGGGCGAACTGGCGCTCGGCCAGGCAGTGATCTACCTGGCCGTCGCCGCCAAGTCGAACGCCGGCTACATGGCCTACAACCAGGCGCGGGCCTTTGTCAGCAAGGCCGGTTCGCAGCCGGTGCCGGTGCATTTGCGCAATGCGCCGACCAAATTGATGAAAGAACTCGGCTACGGCCATGCTTACCGCTACGCGCACGACGAGCCGGAAGCCTACGCGGCCGGCGAAAGCTATCTGCCGGATGGTATGCCGGAGCCGGGCTGGTACCAGCCGACGCCGCGCGGGCTGGAAGGCAAGATCGGCGAGAAATTGCAGCATCTGCGCGAACTGGATCGCCAGGCCGGCAAGAAATAA